In one window of Pristiophorus japonicus isolate sPriJap1 chromosome 9, sPriJap1.hap1, whole genome shotgun sequence DNA:
- the LOC139273264 gene encoding A-kinase anchor protein 12-like isoform X3, translated as MELDQKETTAETKDEEQKDAQDNGNPSAEIGEQPEEAQAGEVGFKKVFKFVGFKFTMKKEKPVKSEPVQLLTMKKDEDGVAGEADGDTKQEVEGSKNGEASPVSDEAEGSPPEVLSPGKVEECTSQAGSRSATEEPLVPVESAVSPVESPAVDSPLKRFFKQGFFSGLRRKQSFKKAKGEPLEEESGEQVSATGDGNNGKLDHAATAPPSTTALAFASQDAAEILDPQTVQGNGERDDDFEDLTAELANVKEAREALTVDEGKKVLKNGIPSEQDKARGPALKTGQASQLTMRVEQSALSEGQAQPESTEAPTEPQAERTEVAQEQSLVKAPELIMGEAELLSSQEKAKLQGSPLKKLFTGSSIKRLSGKKTKGKKGETKLGDADDARMQSSTESEGSPEGQKSESPLTSPEEMFETIPAEMLETEMEGINGAADGEKRKESITAWASFKKLVTPKKRPKILSESDKEDEQTDKAKSATISSTESAASVEKQEEPKSNAEEQKLERSIEDPKKKVDASVSWEALICVGSSKKRARKLSDSELQKPNEEVQKPMEENDPAQDHVEELKTSSPQDTDQEQGGTSPECVESPVEGEASDGAVSTWESFKRLVTPRRKSKLEERADEPVTSTEAVVPETEPAKEESWVSLRKLMPGRRKKKSDAKPEQFLAECTGRETKWSEFGMNKSDEESDTPAVVPLSEYDAVEEERMNKDQQITIGTNAVHKADQVMDGGLTKSEAPPQIGELSAQQTCTVERGPLEAIKSSVDERSPSWISAAVSDVIEKGAEDEKVGIAEETVAANELAMEQMVLSDTTASAEVTSEMCPDEIAEEAQEIISEVVTALEYPTEESFTEETTEMVSAVSQLTETPVTTAEGTPIREDEALVTRQTQDVLQEAAEKVKLSTSPIVSFREMVPAPEIQSSGCERDPEVSMEKTQREVVKGSCETEMPDSAWKREGEKSDATSKASEVVGGTIHVAPVESDVWQELGEMIEKTTTEMQEVAVLHRIETKITPPMESAASTCPVATGEVVQVMEVDAAHVGKLGIPREEKVEEPVGMMHKTDVEIVAEEIVKAEIVRKVETGMSEAMVGTEKVEVVHEETLEARQVEDLEKPEATSEAIRASCTKKVRTECEETTEATPAEVAEQMGAEQVAERRETTDVIPKEIAEKVEAIFEQMDEAIPEVTHEVDDVFEENAQEIVEEVVAEKAASVEKVEVVCEQSVQIIPAKVEVNVTEVACNEEIVQIAPIVKVTQVVSSEEVIKITPVEGVTEDLCSEETKPITPAVEVTEVTCSEEIKHITPEVELMEAVCTQETINVSPVVEVMEAACSEETIKVTPAVEVMVAVHSDETIKISPAVEVTEAVCIEEIIEVTPAVEVMEAACSEETIDITPAVEMMEAACSEETIDITPAVEMMEAACSEETIDITPAVEMMEAVCSDETIDVSLAVEVLEAVRSDETIKVTPEVQVMEAVLSEETNISPVAMGVEESRCVHEVKNDLEITMQKKIERIDAQKLATDDDKISLEQFTAVKIVQPMETEIVDAVCDDKLEVMQPAQLEGIKEETQIDLRQETDAAEIQKTETKVNQPITKEKMDPMVAILLKDQFEEDVQKLAIGNDKISQEQFTAVKIVQHIVLQYIEPKELVETVAENMETERSETVCEEVTKALTQTDEQRTMGEVVETLIPATEIIEQGPSIEDVKGFEISPGKQVEKTEVTKTAETEVESATKRVETKITCVANEPQSTVTEDVKGTHEGTSLEQATEVVKLVEKVGCKLATVEKHKSAPDEVEFIKASHKDGELVQDDQLDATDKDGQDVAVPKPFKDTERPDGAQEDDVKLSNRPTDKPFIKLESPGELVSTKTSVEECKEESKLKVAPESKCLPLESEHEVKLHHAYTCEELQTVQNETVTPIVDLSTAESSESHEVVFLVTTAAVEAQVIAETVASDVAEIPELRAIDEVLQPAELDSSNIQEPVVETATAIVEAAIEAATSCLQGAPDMQNQQSSRAEQLEGGLAEHKIKEIVKQKLESLEIETEVKVGQTRTFEQQSMMVAQGLIHDVMLTEKMEGQVHIVPSQQEQADDKMHKENEVKIPGLQKLTATAGRGDEVTDQRVQTPGSQDTLAIAQEVLTQPIVMVFETTVQVPVETEAVATVEIEGQRVSLSDRNSEEAAKLPDRSKVTKAECCQSLEKPEKTHSPVELTKRKGQLVKTQPLAEEQTSLQDVKARMISSTEERLEQGPANEKMEDVVMETIVHKDDKETDQNQTIGTVEKQESQEMDTGHQMGQSSTLECAKGTAEKTPS; from the coding sequence ATGGAGCTTGACCAGAAGGAGACTACCGCCGAGACCAAAGACGAGGAGCAGAAAGATGCCCAGGACAACGGCAATCCGTCCGCAGAAATTGGAGAGCAGCCCGAGGAGGCGCAAGCTGGCGAGGTCGGATTTAAGAAGGTCTTCAAGTTCGTGGGTTTTAAGTTCACGATGAAGAAAGAGAAGCCAGTGAAGTCGGAGCCCGTGCAGCTGCTGACCATGAAGAAGGATGAAGATGGCGTGGCTGGGGAGGCTGACGGTGATACCAAGCAAGAGGTAGAAGGAAGCAAAAATGGCGAAGCGAGTCCAGTCAGTGACGAGGCCGAGGGAAGTCCACCTGAAGTCCTTTCACCAGGAAAAGTGGAAGAGTGCACTAGCCAGGCAGGAAGCAGATCCGCCACCGAGGAACCACTGGTGCCCGTGGAGTCTGCGGTCAGTCCGGTAGAAAGCCCCGCAGTAGATTCTCCTCTGAAGAGATTTTTTAAACAAGGCTTTTTTTCGGGATTGCGAAGGAAGCAGAGTTTCAAGAAGGCCAAAGGTGAACCGCTCGAGGAGGAAAGCGGAGAGCAGGTCAGCGCCACTGGCGATGGTAACAACGGGAAGCTGGACCATGCAGCGACAGCACCACCTTCAACTACAGCACTGGCGTTCGCCTCACAAGATGCTGCTGAAATCCTGGACCCTCAGACGGTGcaaggaaatggagagagagatgaCGACTTTGAAGACCTCACTGCAGAGCTAGCCAACGTTAAGGAGGCAAGAGAGGCACTGACTGTGGACGAAGGCAAGAAGGTATTAAAGAATGGTATCCCTTCAGAACAGGATAAAGCACGAGGTCCTGCATTGAAGACTGGTCAGGCAAGCCAGCTGACCATGAGGGTTGAGCAaagtgcattgtcagaggggcaagcACAACCAGAATCCACCGAGGCCCCAACAGAGCCTCAAGCTGAACGGACAGAAGTAGCCCAGGAGCAATCTTTAGTCAAGGCCCCGGAACTTATTATGGGTGAGGCTGAGCTCTTGTCTTCACAAGAAAAGGCCAAGTTGCAAGGCAGCCCACTGAAAAAACTTTTCACGGGCAGTAGTATCAAAAGGCTGTCTGGCAAAAAAACTAAAGGCAAGAAAGGGGAAACCAAATTGGGAGATGCCGATGATGCAAGGATGCAATCTTCAACTGAATCCGAAGGCAGTCCTGAAGGCCAGAAGTCAGAGAGTCCTTTAACTTCTCCGGAAGAAATGTTTGAGACGATCCCGGCAGAGATGCTAGAAACCGAGATGGAGGGGATAAATGGTGCTGCCGACGGAGAGAAAAGGAAGGAAAGCATTACTGCGTGGGCTTCGTTTAAGAAGTTAGTGACACCAAAAAAACGTCCAAAAATACTGTCCGAGAGCGACAAAGAAGACGAGCAGACTGATAAAGCGAAGAGTGCAACAATCTCTTCCACGGAGAGTGCTGCCTCGGTCGAGAAGCAAGAAGAACCTAAATCAAATGCTGAGGAGCAAAAATTGGAACGAAGCATTGAGGATCCTAAAAAGAAAGTTGACGCCTCAGTGTCCTGGGAAGCGCTAATCTGTGTCGGGTCTTCAAAGAAGAGGGCAAGAAAACTGTCCGATTCGGAGCTCCAAAAACCAAACGAAGAGGTCCAAAAGCCGATGGAGGAAAATGATCCAGCGCAAGATCACGTTGAGGAATTAAAGACCAGCAGCCCCCAAGATACTGATCAGGAACAAGGTGGAACATCTCCAGAATGTGTCGAGAGTCCAGTGGAAGGTGAAGCGTCTGATGGGGCTGTCTCCACGTGGGAATCTTTTAAGAGATTGGTGACCCCGAGGCGCAAGTCTAAGCTCGAAGAACGTGCAGATGAACCTGTAACCTCCACTGAAGCTGTTGTTCCCGAGACTGAACCTGCTAAGGAGGAGTCATGGGTATCTCTCAGAAAACTGATGCCGGGCCGAAGAAAGAAGAAGTCGGATGCTAAACCTGAGCAATTTCTGGCCGAGTGTACTGGAAGAGAGACCAAATGGAGCGAGTTTGGAATGAACAAGAGTGATGAAGAGTCCGATACACCAGCAGTGGTTCCACTCTCTGAATATGATGCTGTTGAAGAAGAGAGAATGAATAAGGACCAGCAGATAACAATAGGAACCAATGCAGTCCACAAGGCTGATCAGGTCATGGATGGAGGTCTAACCAAGTCTGAAGCGCCACCTCAGATTGGAGAACTAAGTGCCCAGCAAACTTGTACAGTGGAACGTGGACCTTTAGAAGCCATCAAAAGTAGCGTTGATGAAAGATCTCCATCATGGATATCGGCAGCAGTTTCAGATGTAATTGAGAAGGGGGCTGAAGATGAGAAAGTAGGAATAGCTGAAGAGACTGTGGCAGCAAATGAACTTGCAATGGAACAAATGGTACTTAGTGACACAACCGCATCAGCGGAAGTAACTAGTGAAATGTGTCCTGATGAGATCGCTGAAGAGGCGCAAGAGATTATCTCTGAGGTGGTAACAGCACTAGAGTACCCAACAGAGGAGTCCTTTACAGAAGAGACAACTGAAATGGTTTCGGCAGTCTCGCAGTTGACTGAGACCCCAGTGACGACTGCAGAGGGCACCCCTATAAGGGAAGACGAGGCCCTGGTAACCAGACAAACCCAGGATGTGCTACAGGAGGCTGCTGAAAAGGTGAAGCTATCGACGAGTCCGATCGTGTCCTTTCGAGAAATGGTGCCTGCACCAGAAATACAAAGCAGCGGATGCGAGCGGGACCCAGAAGTTTCCATGGAAAAAACTCAGCGTGAAGTGGTCAAGGGTTCCTGTGAAACAGAGATGCCAGATTCTGCATGGAAACGAGAGGGTGAAAAGTCAGATGCTACGTCTAAGGCCTCTGAAGTAGTTGGAGGGACTATCCACGTGGCACCTGTAGAAAGTGATGTGTGGCAAGAGCTTGGTGAAATGATTGAAAAGACAACTACTGAAATGCAAGAAGTTGCAGTCCTCCACAGGATTGAGACCAAAATAACTCCTCCAATGGAGAGCGCTGCTTCCACTTGCCCAGTGGCCACAGGTGAGGTGGTACAGGTGATGGAAGTTGATGCAGCGCACGTGGGCAAACTTGGCATTCCGCGAGAAGAAAAGGTTGAAGAACCTGTGGGGATGATGCACAAGACCGATGTGGAAATTGTAGCGGAAGAGATTGTGAAAGCTGAGATTGTACGCAAGGTTGAAACTGGGATGTCTGAAGCCATGGTAGGGACAGAAAAAGTGGAGGTTGTACATGAAGAGACCTTGGAAGCTCGTCAAGTAGAGGATTTGGAAAAGCCAGAGGCTACATCTGAAGCTATTCGAGCAAGCTGTACGAAAAAGGTTCGGACAGAATGTGAGGAGACCACTGAAGCTACTCCTGCGGAGGTTGCAGAGCAGATGGGAGCAGAGCAAGTTGCTGAACGTAGAGAGACCACTGATGTAATTCCAAAAGAAATTGCTGAGAAGGTTGAAGCAATATTTGAACAGATGGATGAAGCAATTCCGGAAGTTACTCATGAGGTTGATGATGTTTTTGAAGAGAACGCTCAAGAGATTGTTGAAGAGGTAGTAGCAGAAAAGGCTGCAAGTGTTGAGAAGGTTGAGGTGGTATGTGAACAGAGCGTTCAAATCATTCCAGCGAAGGTGGAAGTGAATGTGACTGAGGTTGCATGTAATGAAGAGATCGTGCAAATTGCTCCAATAGTTAAAGTGACTCAGGTTGTGAGTAGTGAAGAGGTCATCAAAATCACTCCAGTAGAGGGAGTGACTGAGGATCTATGCAGTGAAGAGACCAAACCAATTACTCCAGCAGTGGAAGTGACGGAGGTTACATGTAGTGAAGAGATCAAACACATCACTCCAGAAGTGGAACTAATGGAGGCTGTATGTACTCAAGAGACCATCAATGTCAGTCCAGTTGTTGAAGTGATGGAAGCCGCATGTAGTGAAGAGACAATCAAAGTCACTCCGGCAGTGGAAGTGATGGTGGCTGTACATAGTGACGAGACCATCAAAATCTCTCCAGCAGTGGAAGTGACGGAGGCTGTATGTATTGAAGAGATCATTGAAGTTACTCCTGCAGTGGAAGTGATGGAGGCTGCATGTAGTGAAGAGACCATCGACATCACTCCGGCAGTGGAAATGATGGAGGCTGCATGTAGTGAAGAGACCATCGACATCACTCCGGCAGTGGAAATGATGGAGGCTGCATGTAGTGAAGAGACCATCGACATCACTCCGGCAGTGGAAATGATGGAGGCTGTATGTAGTGATGAAACCATTGATGTAAGTCTAGCTGTGGAAGTGTTGGAGGCTGTACGTAGTGACGAGACCATCAAAGTCACTCCGGAAGTGCAAGTGATGGAGGCTGTACTTAGTGAAGAGACCAACATCAGTCCAGTGGCAATGGGAGTGGAAGAGAGTAGGTGTGTGCATGAAGTAAAAAATGATCTTGAAATTACAATGCAGAAAAAAATTGAAAGAATTGATGCACAAAAGCTGGCAACTGACGATGATAAAATATCACTGGAACAGTTCACTGCAGTCAAGATTGTGCAACCTATGGAAACAGAAATAGTTGATGCCGTTTGTGATGACAAACTTGAAGTCATGCAACCAGCGCAGCTTGAGGGAATCAAAGAGGAAACCCAAATTGACCTCCGACAAGAAACTGATGCGGCTGAGATACAGAAGACTGAAACTAAAGTGAACCAACCTATAACTAAAGAGAAGATGGATCCCATGGTGGCCATTTTGCTCAAAGATCAATTTGAAGAGGATGTACAAAAGCTGGCAATTGGCAATGATAAAATATCACAGGAGCAGTTCACTGCAGTCAAAATTGTGCAACACATAGTTCTGCAATATATTGAACCCAAAGAGCTTGTGGAAACTGTTGCTGAGAATATGGAAACTGAAAGGAGTGAGACAGTGTGTGAAGAAGTCACTAAAGCCCTTACACAAACTGATGAGCAGAGAACAATGGGAGAAGTAGTTGAAACTTTGATTCCAGCAACTGAAATTATAGAGCAAGGGCCAAGTATTGAAGATGTCAAAGGTTTTGAAATCTCACCGGGAAAACAGGTTGAAAAAACAGAGGTCACGAAGACTGCAGAAACTGAGGTTGAGTCAGCAACCAAACGAGTTGAAACAAAAATAACTTGCGTTGCTAATGAGCCACAGAGTACAGTAACTGAAGATGTCAAAGGTACACACGAAGGTACAAGTCTTGAGCAAGCAACAGAAGTGGTTAAGCTTGTGGAGAAAGTGGGGTGTAAGCTGGCTACTGTGGAAAAGCACAAATCAGCACCAGATGAGGTTGAATTCATCAAGGCTTCACACAAAGATGGTGAACTAGTCCAGGATGACCAGTTGGATGCAACAGATAAAGATGGACAAGATGTGGCTGTACCTAAACCGTTCAAAGACACTGAAAGGCCTGACGGGGCACAAGAGGATGATGTGAAGTTATCCAATCGACCGACTGATAAACCCTTCATCAAGTTGGAGTCTCCTGGAGAGTTGGTCTCCACTAAAACTTCAGTTGAAGAATGTAAAGAAGAATCTAAACTTAAAGTAGCTCCTGAATCAAAGTGTCTACCTTTGGAAAGTGAACACGAAGTAAAATTACACCATGCTTACACATGTGAAGAATTGCAAACTGTACAAAATGAAACGGTGACCCCGATTGTGGATCTTTCTACAGCTGAGAGTTCAGAGTCCCATGAAGTGGTTTTCCTTGTGACAACAGCTGCTGTGGAAGCGCAGGTTATTGCAGAGACTGTAGCATCTGATGTGGCCGAGATTCCAGAATTACGTGCTATAGATGAAGTTCTCCAACCAGCAGAGCTTGATAGCAGTAATATACAAGAACCGGTAGTAGAAACTGCAACTGCCATTGTAGAGGCTGCAATAGAAGCAGCTACTAGTTGCTTGCAGGGCGCTCCTGATATGCAAAATCAGCAGAGCTCCAGAGCTGAGCAGCTTGAAGGTGGGTTGgctgaacacaaaatcaaagaaatTGTTAAACAGAAATTAGAGTCTTTGGAAATAGAAACTGAAGTAAAAGTTGGTCAAACAAGGACATTCGAACAGCAAAGTATGATGGTTGCTCAGGGTCTAATTCATGATGTGATGCTAACCGAGAAAATGGAGGGACAAGTACATATTGTTCCTTCTCAACAGGAGCAAGCTGATGACAAAATGCATAAAGAGAATGAAGTAAAGATACCAGGGTTACAAAAGCTCACAGCAACTGCAGGAAGAGGTGATGAAGTAACTGACCAAAGAGTGCAAACTCCAGGGAGCCAGGACACTTTAGCAATAGCGCAAGAGGTGTTGACGCAGCCAATCGTGATGGTGTTTGAGACAACCGTTCAGGTACCAGTTGAGACTGAAGCTGTTGCAACAGTGGAAATCGAGGGACAAAGGGTATCTCTCTCTGACCGTAATTCTGAAGAGGCCGCAAAATTGCCTGACCGATCCAAagtgaccaaagccgaatgttgccaATCATTAGAGAAGCCTGAAAAAACACACTCACCTGTAGAACTAACCAAGAGAAAAGGTCAACTTGTAAAAACCCAGCCACTGGCTGAAGAACAAACATCACTACAAGATGTCAAAGCCAGGATGATCTCATCTACTGAAGAGCGCCTAGAACAAGGACCTGCAAATGAGAAGATGGAAGATGTGGTGATGGAAACCATTGTTCACAAAGAT